The window aattttggaTTTCGAAATGACAGATAATGGGGAAAAATCAAGGTGAGACTGGTagtttagaaataaattgtatCTTAAAACTGAGAGGTTGTTTTAcgtatattattttttactgctcAGGATGCTTTAATATACCCATGGTTTTCTTTAGATGGcttattacaaaataaagtgGCTTACCACAGCAACTGCCTGGGACTGTAGGAGTTCTGTTGAAGTCATTACGGTGAAATATGCAATGTTTATCAGAACGTAACAAATTGTAACCAAGGGGATTCCAATAATTATAGATAGTGGTAGATTTCTAAGGAATGCAAAAGTAAGACTCCATCAGCATTGCTGTATCACTGGCAATATTACCCTAGTAAATTGTGGACTCTTACTTTCCCCCATATACTCTACAGGTATGTGTATATTTCTTTACTGTAGAGCAACAGAaatcaggatttaaaaaaataataatcacaaatTTATGAAACCCAGAATACATactaacagctttttttctgttagtgcTCAAGCTTTCAGTAAgcattctttttaaagatgagCCAAAACACATGcttgcttttacatttttttttttgtcattagcAATACTACTTTTCTATGTAGTTTTACCTGTAAGGATTTTTAAGTTCTTCTGTGATGTAATTGAGTTGGttcctggaaggaaaaacattaaaacgATGTTTGTAACAGTCATATGTAATGTGTTATAAGTTTAGGTGttacttcttttttctgtgCGCcttgatagttttttttttttaaaaaaaaaagtaactgtaGAACAGAAAACTGTGAGCTTCTTATCCAAACGTAAGCCTGAAGTAGctaattttttctccttaaagtTTTGATGCATCTTACATTTTTAGAAGTACCTCTGTTTTCAAATTGAGATTCTTAGCTCTTGGATAAAATATCCCCAAATAAGCAAAAACTTGGTGgatgtttgtttcaaatttaCAAGATTGCTTTTGAGCTTCAAGCTTTGCAATatctaatatttttcaaataaaggcACTAGTTCACTGCACCCATTGCAAGGAATCAAAAAGTCTAGGTAAATGTCTGAAACAGCAGATGTACACGTCTAAGTTGAGAAACTCAAGCTTGGAAAAAGAACCTGGAAGAATAATCCATTTGTCTTATGCATCATAATAGGACTGGCTTTGCTGTAAGTAAAGATTTATATtcttaattcctttaaaaatacgGATCTATTTGCCAAACTTGACAGTGTGAACACTTAAGAATAGCATTAATGGATCAGAGCTTGATCTTGAATTTATTCCAGCAGAGACACAGACCAGTTCACATTCCTGCTAGTTTCAGGAACTGACATATGTAAACTATTTTCAGAACTGTAGCAGAGACATCGATATTCCTCCAGTAAGtaagtttattttagaaattaatagTGGAAAGCAGCCTTAAGAGTACCAAATATAAATGCTGTATGTAGAACATAAATGTAAACCTGTGACCTTTCATATTTGAgcattttttaatctattttttttggtctaacACAATGGATAAACAGATGAGGAGGTTTACAATGGGAAGCTTCTCAGGGAAGGAGAATTCAGTGTTTTTACATCAATTCGGAagctgaataagaaaaaaaaatgtaaaacccTATGAATTCTAACTTGCTGATATTCTTTTGTGCTAGTCAAACGTCACTACGTATTTCACAAAACATGGGTTTCGATGGGGTAACCTGTGCAGAATCTaggaatgatttttatttttttatttttttggccgAATGGAATTACTTTTTATATCTTCCTCATTGTCACAGTATCTATGCACCTTCAGCAGCCCTTTCAGGATCCACTATAGAATCTTTCCTAATAAACAGTAacttgaggttttgttttttttaccaAGCTAGTGTTCTTTTTCCAGAATTCATTAAGAGATTCTTTATAACAAGTCAGATGTTAACTTTCTTAGATCACATCTTTGAGTTCTACAGGGAGAGAGTAAACCAGTTAAAAGCTGTTAAACTATAACTGTTAACACTAGTAAAGATACCTTACCATCCATCATATGCCCAGAGTCCATTATAGAATGCCAGACCAATAGAGCTAACAGAAATTTTACTGTCCTTGAAAGAATCTTTAAAGTTTTCGGTTTTTCCTGCAAATAAAACATAGATTACTGTCAAATGTTGAAATTAATCCCTTGAACTTCCactaaatgaagaaatattccaatgtctgtttaatattttgaaacattctGCTGTTGAAGATCAGTTTATCCCAATTTTTATGAACCAGTAAGTAGCGTTGAATTTCCTACCCCTCTTCCTCTAAAATAAGTAGTAGCGTAAGGAGTTCCAATTAGATGTGGAACTCAACACTGAGTAAAGAGAGCCTTAttgttgtgctgtttttttgggggaaatttttaaatggtcaacagaaactaaaataattgcatgttaatgtatatttaattaCCTTGCGCAAGGAGAACAATTCCACTTACAATAATGATTGTGACAATGATCATTTTAGCAGCCGTGAGAAGATTCTGGAGATAACTTCCCAGCTTCACACTCAGTGAATTCACTATTGTAATTACCActagaaggaagaaattcatatttctcttgttaaatttgtcagaactgaaagaaatgttgacttctaaaacatttttcccttattcactgcactgctttttccttccaggcTGTTCATGTATACatagttggttttgttttgttttgttttgtttttaacatagaATGTTTGGATGACTTTAAATTGTGAggaaaaagtgtttctgaattAGATGTGTACCgttaacaagaacaaaaaaatagtaagtgTACAGCATTCTGGTTAATACAGAAATATCTCTgaacttcttttcttccttttctgctgcacATAAGCATTCATTatgcagctgtatttttcttggtaAAGAAAGGAAACCCAGGCTAGGAACAAACCATCattctgtcctttttctgtATGGAGTTATTGTGGGAAGGACTCACTGTTTCCCGAAGTTCTGTTCCTTTCAGCGTAGGGTTGCTTTCTGATGTCCTGATAAAGATTAATGTGCTGACTTCCTACCATGCGATGTGTTCACTGATAGGGCTGAACAGAAATTCCTATGCAGTTATGGAACTCGTCACTTAACAAGAACAAAGAAGTCTTACCAATGGCAGCTGCTGCAAGACACTTGATGACAACTTGGGGTGGATCACAACCTGGATAAAAAGGAGCTGATGCATATTCTGCAAAGCTGAGACAAATGATTGCAAAAGAGCTGGGCTTTGTGACTAGTAAGCTtgtccaagaaaacaaaaatgctggaATTGGGCCAAATGCTTCCATGAGGTAAGGGTATTCTCCTCCTGATTTTGTGATCATTGTACCAAGCTCAGCAAAACAAAGTGCccctgaaaacaagaaatgtgcCTATTACTGGTTGTTTGGTTTATGCACTTTTCAAATTATGATTAGAACAAAATAGAGCTCTTTTATAGGTAGCAAAATTACAGAACTGGATATGTAAATGTATCattaatttttccatgtttgcCTACTGTACGTGCTAAATTTTAATTACTTGCAAGCAGTTGTgtaaatgtggggaaaaaatatactgaaactGTTAAGTTACAAACCAGAATTTACTATTActtttgtttacatttgttttaagaCTTCAGCCGTTGAGGTACGAACATCCTGATTTCTTAAGAAACCAACAATTCCAACAAAGGTCCAAATGAGAACTGCGCTGGCTGACCTGCCTTTTAGAAACTTAAGGTGGAAAAACTAAGCTTGCTGcacaatttttaattaaaatgtctaCTAAGATCAGCTTTAAATTACAGTTGCATTTCTAGTTTTATTGCTGTAGCTGctcaaaaaatactttttgtgtGATTTGTAGCTGACACAATGCacaaaattccttttttatgttttactaTTTGAAATACTTGGGAGGTGCTTAGCGTTCATTTTTGGGGTGATAAAATTAGATTtgggggattggactagatgatctttcgaggtcccttccaatcccttACATTCttgattctgtgttttgtgctgctgtagaaaaatgttagaaatacCAGCCCTGTGCCAGCAAACTTTAATGTGCTATTTTGCCTGTgatttaagaagaaaagtacCCTCTTCATTACAGTCAGTTTGAGTTTTGCTTACTTTATCcacttgctttaaaaatgaactgaaaatgatCATTACAGTTTTACAAGCTTAGTCTACTGTTTATGAACAGCACATACTTAGTACACTCATCAGGGTATGACTAGTTTTGGTCTAGGTGTCATTACCTAATTTGTGAAGTGAATGGtatgcagtaaataaaaatatttaaacaaagatCTAAACTTTGTTGATTCTTTGTTTACCTAGTGTTGCAAGAACTCCGCAGGCTGTCCAGATGATTAAACAAGGACCCACAGCTCCAGCATTGGCAAGTACTGATTTTGGAGAAACAAAGATACCTGAGCCAATAATAGTACCAACAATCATACAGATTCCGCTGATCAGGCCCACCTTGAAATAAAAGGAGATACTGTGGTAAAGTAACTTCTAATATCTTAATTTATCACTTACTAGCTTTCAACATAAAGTTTCTGGTAACTAATAAATGatgaaattttgtttctaaaatgtatacatatactGCACTGTTATTTCCAGAAGCCATTACTTGTATTTTGCCTGCTTGCATATTTGCTTTACTATACCATCCTTTGGACTATACGTTTTCTGTAAGCAGTTGCTTCTCTCTCCTTGCTTCAGGTATTTGTCTACAGAAATTAGTTCAATAATAAGTGGTTAAAAGATCATGTTCTTCTGACTTTAGAGTGACTTACATGTTATGTGAATCTACTAAAACTTAGGCACCTCCTGCTAAAAAAACACTGGCATGAGCTGCTTAATTTTTCCTGTTAAGTCATGGCTAGTCtgataacagtattttttataaCATCAGTATTTTGACAGTCTGTGTTCTTGGCACAAAACTGAAAGTACAGAGTGTCTTTTTCCAGGTTACTTAAACTGAATGAGGGATACAATTCTCTCTAAGAGGTTTGTCAGGGACAAAAGTGGcggctttgtttttttttttgtaaaaacatctgtaattttccggaagagaaaaatgactaGTTGTCTTTCTGTACTGCTATCTGTTTTATAGAAATAAgcacattttcagaagcagtgAGCTAACAGCTCTTCAGACTCCAAGAAGTTTATGTGGAGTTTGTAAAGTTTATGAAGTTATGCTCACTTGAGCAATTTTGAAATTATCAAGCATAAGGTTTCAATATTATATGTTCTCACTTCTTAATTGTGTTTGCGTCCCAGTGATTTCCTAGTAATTAGCCATTTCCTAAAATGTAAATCAGCCACACTATGAAGATAAATGAATGCAAATTTAGATACAATTTCAACTTCTTTGTGATGATGCCTCTACACAGATATGTCCCAACTGCCTCCCTCTGACAGCCCTTCATGTGTGTAttgggggtgggtgggtgttGCTGTTTACCTGCTTTTGTAGGTTCATGGTTTGGGGTTCTTGACTCTGAATGGATTGTCCATCCTCTTTTCTGCTGTcctgtccttttcttttcctcaagcttTCTTCACccatttggctttttttttcttgaaatatctaaagaaattatttttttaaaaaaagtctagaGTATTTTACTGATGTGTTGCAGGTATATTTGCTCTAAAATAGTGTACTTAAATACtgtcagaaaatacaaaaatgcacaCATACAATACACAGGCAAAGGTCTTCCATCTAACTACTTCCTTGGAGATTAAATGAAAGAGATGGTAGGTGTACTTTACCTCATCCATCAGACTTCCTGTAGATTTCCTGACTCACCTGGCAGTGGATGTCCTTACACCTTATGCCTCAGGTTACATTTGAGAGAATCTCCTTATTGGAACAAGCTAGGTTTTATAGCTCGTCTCTCCTTTGAATTCCTCTAGGGGTCCAGACGGATTTAATCTTCCACCCAGAAACTAGCCTGTTTTCTTATCTAGGAGAcattctttctgttctttgttaaATTAGGCCTTGTCCCAGTTCCTTGGAGATGTGAGTATGTTAGACCAAGTGTCATCTCCTGTAATTGTCTAATTAGCAGCTCTTTTCCTCAAAAGGGTTACTGTTCTTCTTGTTGACTCAGTGTGAATGTCTTTTACTGAACGTTATATTCTGTTTAGAATTAGAATGGAAACAGTTTGGATTTAGAAATTCAAAtttatatttgtgattttttttttcttgagaatttTGCTCGTTTGCCACAGTATTTGAATTTAATACGACCTGAGATAGTGATGGAAACAATTTGTAATAGCTTAAGTCCTGATTCTCAAAAGTTTATTCAGTCTACCTCCTCAGATCTTCCATCTGTAGTTGTTAAAATCTGAAAgttgaaaattgttttgtagTTATACAAACAGCAGTTCAAGAATGCTTCATGTAGGCAACTTAGTGTCTAATAATCCTTGGCTTTTTTGTAGTATTTTGAATTCACAGAACATCTGTCTTTAGTACTGCTGGTCttaagaaacatttctgctaTGAATAGatctgttttatgttttgaGTTAAAgattcaaaaaaagaaaatcatcatgAATCCAACTTACGATTCAAGCTACAATAGAAAATTGCCCGTGTAAGGAATGCAGGGCTTGGGTCACTGAATTCTATTACAGCTTTGAGCCCAACTTCTCTCTTTAAAGTCTTTTATCTAGAATATGTTTTAATCACCATCTGAGAGTAATTCATACTTTCACttaccttatttatttatatttgtttagcGTAATCCAGGCTTCAGGGATCTCTGTATCGCgtgtttctttatttcttccgTTAGATTTACCAGCCAGTTAGAGAGCAAGACATGTCCATGTCTGAAACCAGAATACGCAGAAGCAACAGCAGCTTAAGTACAGAGGTTATAAAAGGTAATCATTAAACCCATTCTCAGCCAAGAAGCTTTGAGATGGGAACCACAGGTAAACCAATAGTCCAATTagtttatctttaaaaacaaaaagtctttGTTCCATTTGTAAGAAAGTTTGTCCAGTACCtaagtattttattatgtaGTGAGAGTGAACCATAATTGGACCGTATTTTGATTTTATGTCAAGCTATTTCTAATTTAGAATCACTGTGGAAAGATAACCTTGAAATAAGGTGCATTAAAGACATCTGTCCAGATGTTAACTGCATCCTATAAAAATAGTTGATGTTTTTTATCTTGAGGAGGTAGAGAGTGTGAGCAGAAAtcttcactttgtttttcattaaccTGAAAGCAGTTGAGTGGGCAGCTTGTGTTCCCTTCACATGCagttccaattatttttttcatttttgtaaatgtttaaaaatcttGCTTTACCGGAAAAATGACATTCTTCGCTTCTATACAGTTGTATATCCAGGAAAAAGCTACTGTCATCTTGAGTGTTGAGTGCTTTAATTCCTGCTAGCCATCcctaaaatatttgcaaaaaaatcccaattgtgtttcacttcattatttttggtAATGTAAGCAGTAAGTTTTACTCAACCTGATGAAATCAAGCTTCAGCtgactttacaaaaaaaaaaaaaaaaaaaaaaaaaaggtaaacatCTACTGTTAAAATCTAAAAAGTGCACTGGTATTAGTCATGTTAAGATGTGTTAAGATATTTATCTTGTTAAGGTAATGCCTCAAGAATGATAGTACGGGATTGGAAATAAGCCCATATTGTTGGACTTGTGTGTCAACAAAACAGATGAAGACTTGATCTTGTCTATGTATTACTCCTTCATTGCCCTTGTCTATATGTTGCTCCTTCATTTAACACAGAGACCAATAATAACATACAGAATGCCAAAAGCAAGCTACCAGTCTGTCCCATTTATATCCTGGCACGGtgtgatactttttttttcttctttctcatcttttgtTTAAGCATGCAGTCTTTATCAGTAGGAACTCCTATTGATTTCAAATGTTAATGTAAATCTGTGACTAAAAATGAACTCTTCAACCAGTGTAAGactgtttcacattttcttatttgctaCGTTTTGTTCTGGTTAAGCCAAACTGCTGTATCAGTCTTTCTGTAAGACTGAGACTGCAAAGTGATGTCAGTACTGAAACTAAAatcaaagctgcatttttacaGTTCTcactgtcttattttttttcctccatttttctttcattcttggAGAAATTAGGGTTAAGCTTCAAGAGAAGCTCTTCCATTTCAACAAACTTGTTCAAAAAGTATCATCTATCTGAATGACTGTcagataaaagtttttttttttttttttttccaacagaaaaatattattaatatagtTTGAATTCAAGCATATTAAAAGCCAGATAGGAATATTCACTTCTTCTGCATCTCTTACAAGGActtcaaaagtatttttcatggTAATCGTGGTATAGGAGTAAGTAAATTGATGTTTCTATATCTATCGATCACGGATGCCTAATTTAGTATCAAATATTACGTAATGTGATTCTATGTTCTCTAGGCttgattattttgaaattaagataTATAATCTTGCCACTCCTATGTTTTTTCCAGAAGTGCCATGGAGACTATTGAAATAGCtaatataagaagaaaaaacacttttttgggGTTGGGGAGCAAGATCATATGTGTTGCTAATTTTTCCACACAAAGTGAAGTATATACTTTTTACATCAACTTCAGCCTGGAATTTCCAGACcagcaaaaaaggaaatgtacaAATCCTTAGGTAGTTTTGATGGAAAGATAATGGAATATGTCATCTTTAATTCCATGTTAAGCAAGGTTTTacttaagattattttttcttttagagtttTTAACTAAGCAGCCAATTCCTTGAGTCAACCTAGAATGTGTATTTgtaaagttttcatttgttgAATAGAGGTCTTAAATTTCTGCCAGTAGCTTGACCTTAATTAGCCTTTGTTTccttataaaaatcaaaacGTTTTGTTTTAGGGATTAATTCTGGGATGCTATAGGCTTGTTTAAAGACTTGGAATTTTACCAGCAATCCTTCTTTTCCTGAGccactcaaggaaaaaaaacagatattgtGTTCAAGGATTCTcctggtgtgtgtttttttcttcatggacAAGAGAAATTATGTTTTACAACCATGGGAGAAGATTCCTTCCCTCTCAAATACATATGTAGATGAAGAGATCAAGGAGTTCAAATTCCAAGGGGCTGCAGAAGCAAACACTCTGTAGGCCGGTCCTGTCTAAACAGTGTAGTTTGAACCTTTTCAAATAGTGTTTACCAATTATAtcataaaaagtaattttcaacTTTAATTCAGGAAATAACAAGAACATGGTGTATAAATATAGCTTTTATTATCATCAGTCACTAATAATAAAGGTTAATGTTTGTTGGGGTTGGTATT is drawn from Oxyura jamaicensis isolate SHBP4307 breed ruddy duck chromosome 11, BPBGC_Ojam_1.0, whole genome shotgun sequence and contains these coding sequences:
- the SLC7A9 gene encoding B(0,+)-type amino acid transporter 1 is translated as MGEESLRKRKGQDSRKEDGQSIQSQEPQTMNLQKQVGLISGICMIVGTIIGSGIFVSPKSVLANAGAVGPCLIIWTACGVLATLGALCFAELGTMITKSGGEYPYLMEAFGPIPAFLFSWTSLLVTKPSSFAIICLSFAEYASAPFYPGCDPPQVVIKCLAAAAIVVITIVNSLSVKLGSYLQNLLTAAKMIIVTIIIVSGIVLLAQGKTENFKDSFKDSKISVSSIGLAFYNGLWAYDGWNQLNYITEELKNPYRNLPLSIIIGIPLVTICYVLINIAYFTVMTSTELLQSQAVAVTFGDRILYPASWIVPLFVAFSTIGSANGTCFTAGRLVYVAGREGHMLKVLSYISVKRLTPAPAIIFYGAIAIIYIIPGDINTLINYFSFAVWIFYGLTVFALIVMRFTRKEVNRPIRIPIVIPVIVTVISILLVLIPIISAPELAYLYCVLFILSGLIFYVLFVHFKFSWAQKISKPITMHLQMLLEVVPAEETTE